DNA sequence from the Halonatronomonas betaini genome:
AGCTGTTTCATTTCTTATATTTTTAGCAGTTTTAGTGTTATTATAAGGGCAAACCTGCTGACAGATATCACAGCCCCAAAAATTATTGCTAATTAATTTATCCTGTGAGCGGCCTAAGACACCTTTTTTCTGAGTAAGATAACTTATACATTTTTCCTTATATAACTTAGGAATTCCATCTTCTAAATATAATGCTTTACCTGGGCAATGCTTCTGACAGAGTTTACAGCTATCGCAACATATTTTATCACTATTTAAATGATTAATTTCAATCTTAATATTTACAGCCATTAAACCAATAAAAGAGTAAGTGCCTATCTCAGGATTAATTAAAAGTGTATTATAACCTATTTCCCCAAGTCCAGCTTCATAGGCTAGCTTTTTCTCAGGTAAAAAATGGTTATCAACACCAATCCACAACAATTTTGATTCAATATTATTAACTAAAGCATTAGCCAATAAATTAATTTTATCTTTTAATATATTATGATAGTCTATTCCCCTTGCATATTTAGAAAGCTTTAACTTATATCCTAAATCACCAAACACTGGAGGTAATAGTTCCGGATAAGGTTGTAAAAATACCAAAAGAGAGCCGGCATCTTTTAATTGCCGGCTATAATCTCTTTTGTATTTTATCAGCAAATTCTCTGGAAGTATTCCAACCTTTAACCCTGCTGATTTTACCTTTTCTAGCCAATTATTTATTCTCATTTAAATCAACCTATTATTGAGAAACTTCTAATTCTCTTAGAAGCTCTTCAAGTCTATCCATCTGCTGGCCATAACTCTGCCAGTCTCCCTGCTGTATAGCTTGCTGAGCCTGGTTATATACATTTATAATCTCATTAATTAGTTCTGGATCTTCAATATCATCAATTTCAACTGGATCCGGTTCTGGATCTTCAGTTGGATCAACAGTATCTTCCATCTCTTCCATCTCTTCTAATTCTTCAGGTGATGGTTCGATCTCTTCAACAGGATCAGCATCCACATCAATGCCAACATCAGCTAATCCTTCATCTTCAAGTTCTTCTTCATCTAA
Encoded proteins:
- a CDS encoding epoxyqueuosine reductase, with product MRINNWLEKVKSAGLKVGILPENLLIKYKRDYSRQLKDAGSLLVFLQPYPELLPPVFGDLGYKLKLSKYARGIDYHNILKDKINLLANALVNNIESKLLWIGVDNHFLPEKKLAYEAGLGEIGYNTLLINPEIGTYSFIGLMAVNIKIEINHLNSDKICCDSCKLCQKHCPGKALYLEDGIPKLYKEKCISYLTQKKGVLGRSQDKLISNNFWGCDICQQVCPYNNTKTAKNIRNETAKEWTGIKEIDPEWVINSYLEKKKIYNDYAFSWRGNRVLVRNLLINLSNIKNRQYNNIVDKLEVSNSPIIEHYLSLYNKMN